A part of Solibacillus sp. FSL H8-0538 genomic DNA contains:
- a CDS encoding sulfite exporter TauE/SafE family protein: MEFIFLFVIALCSGAVGALVGLGGGVILVPATIFVGINLGYIQDMTPQKVVGLSVIMMIFTGLASTISYVKSKMVDFKSGFIFFAGSVPGTIIGAYINKGLDLPSFNLYFGLLLIVLATILLVRDRLKPVQWFVKHGTKRLYVDSAGKEFVYGYPIWFALMLTFFVGILSGLFGIGGGSMLVPAMLILFLFPPHVAIATSMFLVFLTALVNSASHIYFGHVQWIYTLPVIPAAYMGAKIGAELNKKLNSNTLVVVLRIILLIVGIRSILDGLL; this comes from the coding sequence GTGGAGTTCATATTTTTATTTGTCATTGCACTATGTTCAGGCGCTGTTGGTGCGCTTGTTGGACTAGGTGGTGGCGTAATTTTAGTGCCAGCAACAATATTTGTAGGCATTAATTTAGGTTATATTCAGGATATGACCCCGCAGAAGGTAGTTGGCTTATCGGTTATTATGATGATTTTTACGGGGCTCGCATCAACTATTTCCTATGTAAAATCAAAAATGGTTGATTTTAAATCAGGCTTTATTTTCTTTGCGGGTAGTGTGCCAGGTACAATAATTGGTGCTTATATTAATAAAGGGCTTGATTTGCCATCATTTAATTTATATTTTGGTCTTTTGTTAATTGTATTAGCAACAATTTTACTCGTGAGGGACCGTTTAAAACCTGTTCAGTGGTTTGTTAAACATGGAACGAAGCGTTTATACGTGGACTCGGCAGGAAAAGAGTTTGTTTACGGCTATCCGATTTGGTTTGCCCTGATGTTAACTTTTTTTGTGGGCATACTTTCAGGACTTTTTGGTATTGGTGGCGGCTCGATGCTTGTACCGGCTATGCTTATTTTATTTTTATTCCCACCACATGTGGCGATTGCGACGTCGATGTTTTTAGTGTTTTTAACAGCACTTGTCAATTCAGCTAGTCATATCTACTTCGGGCATGTGCAGTGGATTTATACGCTACCGGTTATTCCTGCTGCCTATATGGGGGCAAAAATAGGGGCAGAATTGAATAAAAAATTAAATTCTAATACGCTCGTTGTTGTGTTGCGTATTATTTTATTAATAGTAGGAATTCGTTCGATTTTAGATGGATTACTTTAA
- a CDS encoding helix-turn-helix domain-containing protein — MNLTKRVGMNIRAIRKAQKLTIDELAEMCDFQAPYLSDVERGERNITLQTLTKILDALQVDAANVLIPEARAQPDSPNSRNEILSLLINTLEDKDEDDIRMLLNVSNEIFGRFKGN, encoded by the coding sequence ATGAATTTAACAAAAAGAGTAGGTATGAACATTAGGGCAATAAGAAAGGCTCAAAAACTAACAATCGATGAATTAGCAGAGATGTGCGATTTTCAAGCTCCCTACTTATCAGACGTTGAACGTGGCGAAAGAAATATTACGTTACAAACATTAACGAAAATATTAGACGCTCTACAGGTCGATGCAGCGAATGTGCTCATACCCGAAGCAAGAGCACAACCTGATTCACCGAACAGTAGAAATGAGATTTTAAGCCTTTTAATAAATACACTGGAAGATAAAGATGAAGATGATATTCGCATGTTATTGAATGTATCTAATGAGATTTTTGGTCGATTTAAGGGAAATTAA
- a CDS encoding HNH endonuclease, translating into MYNNTCQICGTSFTLIDSISYSEVHHIQPHGTEHNGMDDLPNMIALCPNHHTLFDLGIIALDPMNPKRIIHIDEKSEIHNTELKVLEHEFSSVCVRFNYENIFIPLKQSLNV; encoded by the coding sequence ATGTACAATAATACTTGTCAAATATGTGGAACAAGTTTTACTTTAATAGATTCGATTTCTTATTCGGAAGTCCATCATATACAGCCTCATGGAACAGAGCATAATGGAATGGATGATTTGCCTAATATGATTGCATTATGCCCGAATCATCACACTTTGTTTGACCTTGGTATAATAGCTTTAGACCCAATGAATCCTAAGAGGATTATTCATATTGACGAAAAAAGTGAAATACACAATACAGAATTAAAAGTTCTAGAACATGAATTCTCAAGTGTATGTGTTCGATTTAATTATGAAAACATATTTATTCCATTAAAGCAGAGTTTAAATGTTTAA
- a CDS encoding bifunctional metallophosphatase/5'-nucleotidase has product MRERIHFFHTNDLHSHFGFWPRMQSFIKAQRKVYATRNEPSFLFDIGDHMDRSNIYTEATLGRGNVEILNAAQYDVVTIGNNEGITLSYEELRTLYAEAEFEVVVANLQALDGENPQWLKPYTILTTKFGTKIAVIGATAQFDAFYRALNWEVSEPRAKLIELAISLRDQVDIILCLSHLGITEDELLAKECAAIDVIFGSHTHHILPEGKLVNDVLLTGGGKFGQFIGHLTIEFDHDSKCIVDKLDTLYENALLPEVDGETAWLNTLHEHAKTLLEQPYFTTTKTYFKEWFHRSQLSNLFAHALLDYTQADCAMFNAGIFVEDMNKGDISAYDIHKILPHPINTCVLHLTGSELKEVFLQTKNEEWPLLEIKGLGFRGVIFGKLLTYSFKMNDKRELIVNGQVADPEKIYKLATLDLFTFGYFFPNFKYAKKEYFLPLFLRDIFRESCKMKFK; this is encoded by the coding sequence GTGCGCGAGAGGATTCATTTTTTTCATACAAATGATTTGCATAGTCATTTTGGGTTTTGGCCACGGATGCAGTCGTTTATAAAAGCGCAGCGAAAAGTTTATGCAACACGAAATGAGCCAAGCTTTTTATTCGATATCGGTGATCATATGGATCGTTCGAATATTTATACAGAGGCGACGCTTGGGCGGGGTAATGTCGAAATCCTAAATGCTGCCCAATATGATGTTGTCACAATTGGCAATAACGAAGGCATTACACTGTCTTACGAAGAGCTACGAACACTTTATGCAGAGGCGGAATTTGAGGTGGTCGTTGCTAATTTACAAGCTTTAGACGGCGAAAATCCTCAGTGGCTCAAGCCTTATACGATCTTAACGACAAAGTTTGGCACGAAAATAGCGGTCATTGGTGCCACAGCTCAATTTGATGCATTTTACCGGGCGCTAAATTGGGAAGTGAGCGAGCCGCGTGCAAAGTTAATCGAACTGGCAATAAGCTTGCGTGACCAAGTAGATATTATTTTATGCTTATCGCATTTAGGTATTACAGAAGATGAGTTACTTGCAAAGGAATGTGCAGCTATAGACGTAATTTTCGGCTCTCATACACATCATATTTTACCTGAAGGCAAGCTAGTGAACGACGTATTACTTACAGGTGGAGGGAAATTTGGCCAATTTATAGGGCATTTGACAATTGAATTTGATCATGATAGCAAGTGCATTGTGGACAAGCTGGATACACTTTACGAAAATGCATTATTGCCTGAAGTAGACGGAGAAACGGCGTGGCTAAATACGCTACATGAACACGCCAAAACATTGCTCGAGCAACCATACTTTACGACGACGAAAACGTATTTTAAAGAATGGTTTCACCGCTCACAGCTATCCAATCTATTCGCCCATGCACTATTAGATTATACGCAGGCTGACTGTGCCATGTTTAATGCGGGTATTTTTGTGGAAGATATGAATAAAGGAGATATTTCCGCTTATGATATTCACAAAATTTTACCACATCCGATAAATACTTGTGTCTTACATTTAACTGGTAGTGAATTAAAAGAAGTATTTTTACAGACGAAAAATGAAGAATGGCCATTGCTTGAAATTAAAGGACTTGGTTTCCGTGGAGTCATCTTCGGTAAGCTATTAACGTACAGCTTCAAGATGAATGACAAACGAGAACTCATTGTAAATGGTCAAGTAGCAGACCCAGAAAAAATATACAAATTGGCAACACTTGATTTATTTACATTTGGTTATTTCTTTCCAAATTTTAAATATGCGAAAAAAGAGTATTTTCTACCATTATTTTTACGTGATATTTTTCGAGAATCGTGTAAAATGAAATTTAAATAA
- a CDS encoding HD-GYP domain-containing protein — protein MRLISINVLKAGMVVGRTIWNEAGHPLLQKDAVVSERIIDRLRQLNIRYLYIEDKISTGIEVEETVSPAKRIKAVKNITDSFIAVKQVKSGQASYVLDQQSKVIGSIVEDLLNSILDSKEILTVLTDAYLYDEYLYQHSFQVTLYSIAIAKEMGYSYEDLRLIGIGAMLHDVGKLLIPSEILFKPGRLTTEEFEVMKQHTRYGFDLLRNLHSVSLLVAHCAFQHHERIDGSGYPRGIVDFEIHPFAKVIGVADVFDAVTSNRVYREKMLPSQGIAIIEGGSGKIYDARVVEALKRSIVHYPNGCIVVLSDLRRGIVSKQNMDNPARPWVRVFQEDETMLTATYEMSLAEYPDVQVEKVETDYVTYVE, from the coding sequence ATGCGACTAATATCAATTAATGTTCTTAAAGCAGGCATGGTAGTTGGTAGGACTATTTGGAATGAAGCTGGTCATCCTTTGTTGCAAAAAGATGCTGTAGTCAGTGAACGTATTATCGATCGATTAAGGCAGTTGAATATACGTTATTTATACATTGAAGATAAAATTTCAACAGGTATTGAAGTAGAGGAAACGGTTTCTCCTGCCAAGCGTATTAAAGCTGTAAAAAATATTACAGATTCATTTATTGCCGTGAAACAAGTGAAGTCGGGTCAAGCATCGTATGTACTTGATCAACAATCAAAGGTAATTGGATCAATCGTTGAAGATTTATTAAATTCGATTTTAGATAGTAAAGAAATTCTAACTGTATTAACGGATGCGTATCTATATGATGAATATTTGTATCAACATTCATTTCAAGTAACGCTTTATTCAATCGCGATTGCAAAAGAAATGGGTTATTCATACGAAGATTTACGGTTAATTGGCATTGGCGCCATGCTGCATGATGTTGGTAAATTACTCATTCCATCAGAGATTTTATTTAAGCCTGGACGTTTAACAACAGAGGAATTTGAGGTCATGAAGCAGCATACACGTTACGGCTTTGATCTACTCAGAAATTTACATTCAGTGTCACTCTTAGTGGCACATTGTGCGTTCCAGCATCACGAACGAATTGATGGTAGTGGTTACCCACGAGGCATTGTTGATTTTGAAATCCATCCTTTTGCCAAAGTTATTGGTGTAGCAGATGTGTTTGATGCAGTTACTTCAAACCGTGTATACCGTGAAAAAATGCTTCCTTCTCAAGGAATTGCTATCATTGAGGGTGGGAGTGGAAAAATTTATGATGCACGTGTTGTCGAGGCTTTAAAACGAAGCATTGTCCATTATCCAAATGGCTGTATTGTTGTTCTATCAGATCTACGCCGCGGAATTGTTTCAAAGCAAAATATGGACAACCCTGCTCGCCCTTGGGTACGTGTTTTTCAAGAAGACGAAACTATGTTAACCGCTACATATGAAATGAGTTTAGCAGAATATCCCGACGTCCAAGTCGA